A DNA window from Streptomyces canus contains the following coding sequences:
- a CDS encoding right-handed parallel beta-helix repeat-containing protein, producing MRIKRRPWALAAAPLTLALLAATGCDSSTPEASANPTAAPTTSGVRSTSLARVCANPAAGPTKAPAGAVTVDPAKVGDLAAKTKSHPPNTTFWLRPGKHRLDPDRYAQVFPKKGDRYLGAPGAVLDGGKKNQYAFSGSARDVTIRYLTVQHFVAPSDEGVVNHDSADGWVIENATIQDNAGAGLMAGARQQVRASCLRNNGQYGMNAYKGKGRITGLVVEGNEIVGNNTGDWERRKPGCGCTGGIKFWAVDGADVRGNWVHDNRGTGLWADTNNNDFLIENNVIEANDGAALIYEISYNAIIRNNTIRRNNWVEGRKAADSGDSFPFATIYLSESGGDPRIKARTDKIEVYRNVLENNWSGITLWENADRFCNSPANTSSGDCTLLVKKTDSCAKPAIAKAPLYADCRWKTQRVDIHDNRFVLDKSVVKCTTKCDRMAVLSNYGTYPDWSPYQGEKVADAITQNQHNRWHDNVYVGPWQFVAHDPSKVLDFEAWQGMPYQQDAGSTLVPRAGG from the coding sequence GTGAGGATCAAGAGGCGGCCCTGGGCGTTGGCGGCGGCACCGCTGACGCTGGCCCTGCTGGCGGCGACCGGCTGTGACAGCAGCACGCCGGAAGCCAGTGCGAACCCGACCGCCGCGCCGACCACGTCCGGGGTGCGCTCCACGTCCCTGGCCCGGGTGTGCGCCAACCCCGCGGCCGGGCCGACCAAGGCACCGGCGGGTGCGGTGACGGTCGACCCCGCGAAGGTCGGTGACCTGGCGGCCAAGACCAAGAGCCACCCCCCGAACACCACGTTCTGGCTCCGACCGGGAAAGCACAGGCTCGACCCGGACCGCTACGCCCAGGTGTTTCCCAAGAAAGGGGACCGCTACCTCGGTGCGCCGGGCGCGGTGCTCGACGGCGGGAAGAAGAACCAGTACGCGTTCAGCGGCAGCGCCCGCGACGTCACCATCCGCTACCTGACCGTGCAGCATTTCGTGGCGCCGTCGGACGAGGGCGTGGTCAACCATGACTCGGCCGACGGGTGGGTGATCGAGAACGCGACGATCCAGGACAACGCCGGTGCCGGGCTGATGGCCGGTGCCCGCCAGCAGGTCCGCGCCAGCTGCCTGCGGAACAACGGCCAGTACGGCATGAACGCGTACAAGGGCAAAGGCCGTATCACCGGCCTGGTGGTCGAGGGCAACGAGATCGTGGGCAACAACACCGGCGACTGGGAGCGGCGCAAGCCGGGCTGCGGCTGCACCGGAGGCATCAAGTTCTGGGCCGTCGACGGCGCCGACGTGCGCGGGAACTGGGTGCACGACAACCGGGGAACCGGGTTGTGGGCGGACACCAACAACAACGACTTCCTCATCGAGAACAACGTGATCGAGGCCAACGACGGCGCCGCCCTGATCTACGAGATCAGCTACAACGCGATCATCCGGAACAACACGATCCGGCGGAACAACTGGGTCGAGGGCCGCAAGGCGGCCGACAGCGGCGACAGCTTCCCGTTCGCGACCATCTACCTGTCGGAATCGGGCGGCGATCCAAGGATCAAGGCCCGCACCGACAAGATCGAGGTCTACCGGAACGTGCTGGAGAACAACTGGTCCGGGATCACGCTGTGGGAGAACGCCGACCGGTTCTGCAACAGCCCGGCCAACACCTCGTCCGGTGACTGCACGTTGCTGGTGAAGAAGACCGACAGCTGCGCGAAGCCGGCGATCGCCAAGGCGCCGCTGTACGCCGACTGCCGGTGGAAGACCCAGCGGGTGGACATCCACGACAACCGCTTCGTGCTCGACAAGTCCGTCGTCAAGTGCACGACGAAGTGCGACCGCATGGCGGTGTTGTCCAACTACGGCACCTATCCGGACTGGTCGCCGTACCAGGGCGAGAAGGTGGCCGACGCGATCACGCAGAACCAGCACAACCGCTGGCACGACAACGTCTACGTCGGACCATGGCAGTTCGTCGCCCACGACCCGAGCAAGGTGCTCGACTTCGAGGCCTGGCAGGGCATGCCGTACCAGCAGGACGCGGGCAGCACCCTCGTCCCACGGGCCGGTGGTTGA
- a CDS encoding bi-domain-containing oxidoreductase, whose translation MKQVVQNYKSGELAVLDVPVPGCKPGGVLVRTAYSLISTGTELMKVSEAGMSMLGKARSRPDQVAKVMQSVATNGVPATYRKVMGKLDSYTPLGYSLCGVVEQVGAGIDDVKVGDLVACAGNEHALHAELNWVPKNLYAPVPDGLAPQHASFGTVGSIAMQGVRQGEPQLGEVALVIGLGLIGQLVVQLLAASGVRVVGADPDPVRCELAERLGAAACGDPASAAVENAVAELTDGHGVDQVYLAAGGGSNQPVELAAKLARDRGRVVDIGKCRLDLPWNAYYEKELDVRFSRSYGPGRYDPSYELEGRDYPIGHVRWTERRNLACFLDLAARGKVDVEPLISHVADFDDAVETYQRLKDGELKAITALFRYPEQAGEAEEAKAPVVAVPAVNVKPSPARAASSPVRLAFVGAGNYATSMLLPHLAQREGVELSTVVTTTALSGANAQRKFGFAKATTDLDAVLGDKSIDAVFVVTRHSSHAELTRQALLAGKTVFVEKPLALTEDELAGVLAAVEESGNDRLQVGFNRRFAPLLQEARTRFGARTGPANLRYLVNAGRLTHGSWYLQQGTEGSRFAGEGGHFIDTASWLLDADPVSVYATATSGNEDLQVVLRYPDGSTATISYVTTGPSGFPKETLDLVADGRALRLDDFVRASLYLDGRAGRKKWVSSRLPKARDKGQNAELAAFIKAVRAGGPMPVPLESLVATTAATLAVQAGLAGGVPVTLARSR comes from the coding sequence GTGAAACAGGTCGTACAGAACTACAAGAGCGGCGAGCTGGCGGTGCTCGACGTGCCGGTGCCGGGGTGCAAGCCGGGCGGTGTGCTGGTCCGCACCGCCTACTCGCTGATCTCCACCGGCACCGAGCTCATGAAGGTGTCCGAGGCCGGCATGTCGATGCTGGGCAAGGCCCGCTCCCGCCCCGACCAGGTGGCCAAGGTCATGCAGAGCGTGGCCACCAACGGGGTGCCCGCCACGTACCGCAAGGTGATGGGCAAGCTGGACTCCTACACGCCGCTGGGCTACTCGCTGTGCGGGGTGGTCGAGCAGGTCGGCGCCGGGATCGACGACGTGAAGGTCGGCGACCTCGTGGCCTGCGCCGGCAACGAGCACGCGCTGCACGCCGAGCTGAACTGGGTGCCGAAGAACCTCTACGCCCCGGTGCCGGACGGCCTCGCGCCGCAGCACGCCTCCTTCGGCACCGTCGGGTCGATCGCGATGCAGGGCGTCCGCCAGGGCGAGCCGCAGCTCGGCGAAGTGGCACTCGTCATCGGCCTCGGGCTGATCGGCCAGCTGGTGGTGCAGCTCCTGGCCGCCTCGGGAGTCCGCGTCGTCGGCGCCGACCCCGACCCGGTGCGCTGCGAGCTCGCCGAGCGCCTGGGTGCCGCGGCCTGCGGCGACCCCGCCTCCGCCGCCGTGGAGAACGCCGTCGCCGAACTCACCGACGGACACGGCGTGGACCAGGTGTACCTGGCCGCCGGCGGCGGCAGCAACCAGCCCGTCGAGCTGGCCGCCAAGCTGGCCCGGGACCGCGGCCGGGTCGTCGACATCGGCAAGTGCCGCCTGGACCTGCCGTGGAACGCGTACTACGAGAAGGAACTCGACGTCCGCTTCTCCCGCAGTTACGGCCCCGGCCGCTACGACCCGTCGTACGAGCTGGAGGGGCGCGACTACCCGATCGGCCACGTGCGCTGGACCGAGCGCCGCAACCTGGCCTGCTTCCTCGACCTCGCCGCCCGCGGCAAGGTCGACGTGGAGCCCCTGATCTCCCATGTCGCCGACTTCGACGACGCCGTCGAGACCTACCAGCGCCTGAAGGACGGCGAGCTCAAGGCCATCACCGCGCTGTTCCGGTACCCCGAACAGGCGGGGGAAGCGGAGGAAGCGAAGGCCCCGGTGGTCGCCGTGCCCGCGGTGAATGTGAAGCCGAGTCCGGCCCGGGCTGCCAGTTCACCGGTGCGTCTCGCGTTCGTCGGCGCCGGAAACTACGCGACGTCGATGCTGCTGCCGCACCTGGCACAGCGCGAGGGCGTCGAGCTGTCGACCGTCGTCACCACGACGGCGCTGTCCGGAGCCAACGCGCAGCGGAAGTTCGGCTTCGCCAAGGCGACCACCGACCTCGACGCCGTGCTCGGCGACAAGTCCATCGACGCGGTGTTCGTGGTCACCCGGCACAGCTCGCACGCCGAACTGACCCGGCAGGCCCTCCTGGCCGGCAAGACCGTGTTCGTGGAGAAGCCCCTGGCCCTCACCGAGGACGAACTGGCCGGCGTGCTCGCGGCGGTGGAGGAGTCCGGCAACGACCGGCTCCAGGTGGGCTTCAACCGCCGGTTCGCGCCGCTGCTGCAGGAGGCCAGGACGCGGTTCGGCGCCCGGACCGGTCCGGCGAACCTCCGCTACCTGGTCAACGCGGGCCGCCTCACGCACGGCAGCTGGTACCTCCAGCAGGGCACCGAGGGCTCGCGGTTCGCCGGCGAGGGCGGACACTTCATCGACACGGCGAGCTGGCTGCTCGACGCGGACCCGGTCTCGGTGTACGCGACCGCCACGTCCGGCAACGAGGACCTGCAGGTCGTGCTGCGCTACCCGGACGGTTCCACCGCCACCATCAGTTACGTCACCACTGGCCCGTCCGGCTTCCCCAAGGAGACGCTGGACCTGGTCGCGGACGGCCGCGCGCTGCGACTCGACGACTTCGTGCGAGCGTCGCTGTATTTGGACGGCAGGGCCGGCCGTAAGAAGTGGGTCAGTTCGCGGCTGCCCAAGGCCCGGGACAAGGGCCAGAACGCCGAACTCGCCGCGTTCATCAAGGCAGTTCGGGCCGGCGGTCCGATGCCGGTGCCGCTGGAGTCGCTGGTCGCCACCACGGCGGCCACCCTCGCCGTGCAGGCCGGCCTGGCCGGTGGCGTGCCGGTGACGTTGGCGAGGTCCCGATGA
- a CDS encoding alginate lyase family protein — MTMSVGWYLRRLSRMGPQEVAGRVGDTARRRRWRSAPPDCPSVTGARFTAVLPAGAISAVPADAAKRLIAEADRLMDGHAEFFGVVRDDLADPDWWRDPKTGRRAPSGYAFDVPYRSEDAVGDIKQIWEPSRHQYLTQLAAAYAITGNERYAERVAEHLRSWWSANPPLRGVHWISGIELGIRLLSWVWIRRLLDGWPGAADLFEGNPVARNQIWHHQRWLAAFPSRGSSANNHVIAEAAGQFAAACAFDWFPSSTRWRADALRSLDRHLRGNTYGSGLNRELATEYHGLVLELGLAALAEADAAAVPVPASVRLVLLRMTDALAAVVDNRLRPPRQGDADDGHGLIVDGAGTDRWASLLATGDAVFGRLDWWPEVTVTDVRTPLLAALVKSTELSVTRPASRPAHFADAGMTILRGPEEIWCRCDGGPHGFLSIAAHAHADALSVEVRHDGVDVLADPGTYCYHGQPEWRQYFRSTLGHNTLQLDGGDQSVSGGPFLWTRHAESRVLVADASGEVARWSAEHDGYQGSVHRRRVELTAASQQLRLVDEVSGPRRTVNLAFHLGPAITADLVGNRAQLTWTRDGEDRSAVLDLPAQLSWQAHRGETEPPLGWYSAGFGRKEPTTTLIGTGSTDGTESFTTVLGFRGQGGT, encoded by the coding sequence ATGACCATGAGCGTGGGCTGGTACCTCCGGCGGCTGTCCCGGATGGGGCCGCAGGAGGTCGCGGGCCGGGTGGGCGACACGGCGCGCAGGCGGCGCTGGCGGTCGGCGCCGCCCGACTGTCCGAGCGTGACCGGCGCCCGGTTCACCGCTGTACTGCCCGCCGGGGCGATCTCCGCCGTACCCGCCGACGCCGCGAAACGCCTCATTGCCGAGGCGGACCGGCTGATGGACGGGCACGCCGAGTTCTTCGGCGTGGTCCGCGACGACCTGGCCGACCCGGACTGGTGGCGCGACCCGAAGACCGGGCGCCGGGCCCCCTCGGGCTACGCCTTCGACGTGCCGTACCGCAGTGAGGACGCGGTCGGGGACATCAAGCAGATCTGGGAGCCGTCCCGGCACCAGTACCTCACCCAGCTCGCGGCCGCCTACGCGATCACCGGGAACGAGCGGTACGCCGAGCGCGTGGCCGAGCACCTGCGGTCGTGGTGGTCGGCCAACCCGCCGCTGCGCGGCGTCCATTGGATCAGCGGCATCGAGCTGGGCATCCGGCTGCTGTCCTGGGTGTGGATCCGCCGACTGCTCGACGGCTGGCCGGGCGCGGCCGACTTGTTCGAGGGCAACCCGGTGGCGCGGAACCAGATCTGGCACCACCAGCGCTGGCTGGCCGCCTTCCCCAGCCGGGGGTCTTCGGCGAACAACCACGTCATCGCCGAGGCCGCCGGTCAGTTCGCCGCGGCCTGCGCGTTCGACTGGTTCCCCTCCTCGACGCGCTGGCGAGCCGACGCGCTGCGCTCGCTGGATCGGCATCTGCGCGGTAACACCTACGGCTCGGGCCTCAACCGCGAGCTGGCCACCGAGTACCACGGACTGGTCCTGGAGCTCGGCCTGGCCGCGTTGGCCGAGGCGGATGCCGCCGCAGTGCCGGTCCCCGCGTCCGTCCGTCTTGTGCTGCTGCGCATGACCGACGCGCTCGCGGCCGTCGTGGACAACCGGCTCCGGCCGCCGCGTCAGGGGGACGCGGACGACGGGCACGGTCTGATCGTGGACGGCGCGGGCACCGACCGCTGGGCCTCGCTGCTGGCCACCGGGGACGCCGTGTTCGGCCGGCTCGACTGGTGGCCGGAGGTGACCGTCACCGATGTGCGCACCCCGCTGCTGGCCGCGCTCGTCAAATCCACCGAACTGTCCGTGACCCGCCCGGCGAGCCGGCCGGCCCACTTCGCCGACGCGGGCATGACGATCCTGCGCGGCCCGGAGGAGATCTGGTGCCGCTGCGACGGCGGGCCGCACGGCTTCCTGTCCATCGCCGCGCACGCCCATGCGGACGCGCTGTCCGTGGAGGTCCGGCACGACGGGGTCGACGTGCTCGCCGACCCGGGGACGTACTGCTACCACGGGCAGCCCGAGTGGCGGCAGTACTTCCGATCGACCCTCGGCCACAACACCCTGCAGCTGGACGGCGGTGACCAGTCCGTCTCCGGCGGCCCGTTCCTGTGGACCCGGCATGCCGAGAGCCGTGTCCTGGTCGCGGACGCGTCCGGCGAGGTGGCCCGCTGGTCTGCCGAGCACGACGGCTACCAGGGGTCCGTGCACCGCCGCCGGGTGGAGCTGACGGCCGCGAGCCAGCAGCTGAGGCTGGTCGACGAGGTGAGCGGCCCGCGCCGGACCGTGAACCTGGCGTTCCACCTCGGCCCGGCGATCACCGCCGACCTGGTCGGGAATCGGGCACAGCTCACCTGGACCCGCGACGGCGAGGACCGCTCCGCCGTACTCGACCTGCCCGCGCAACTGTCCTGGCAGGCGCACCGCGGCGAGACCGAACCGCCGCTGGGCTGGTACTCCGCCGGATTCGGGCGCAAGGAACCCACCACCACCCTGATCGGCACCGGCTCCACCGACGGCACGGAGAGTTTCACCACCGTGCTCGGGTTCCGCGGCCAGGGGGGCACGTGA